The sequence TTCCTGCTTTCTTGAAGAGGATGAAAAGAAATGAAGTAATTATACACAATCATCCTTCTGGATATTTATACCCTTCTGATGCAGATATTGAAGTGGCGAATATATTTGGGAATAAAAAAGATGGTGGTTTTTACATTATAAACAATAAAGTTGATGATGTTTATGTGGTGATGGAGTCTTTTTCAAAGGAAAATAAAAAAATAGATGTTTTGCCTTATTTTGAAGAAAAGGGATTAATATCTCAGAAATTTAAAGAATTTGAATTTAGAAAAGAGCAAAATGATATGGTACAACATATTCAAGAAGGTCTAAATAAAGAAAAAAAGATTATTGTAGAAGCTGGAACAGGAACAGGAAAAACTTTAGCATATTTGATTCCTAGTATAGAATGGGCTTTGGAAAATGAAAAAAAAGTAGTTATAAGTACAAATACAATTAACTTACAAGAACAATTAATAAACAAAGATATACCAATGATTCGCAAAATTATGGATAAAAAATTTAAATATATTTTGGTTAAGGGACGAGGAAATTATTTATGCAATAGAAAATATTATAATGTTTCTAGTGGGAACATTATAAAACCAGCAAATATATCCGAAGAACAAAAGGTGCAAGTAAAAAAATTAATTAATTGGGGAAGAGTAACTCAGACAGGAGATAAATCAGAGTTGAGTTTTGAACCTAGTTATGATATATGGGAATATTTTCAAAGTGAAAGTGATACTTGTTATAATGGTTGCCCTCATAGAGAAGAATGTTTTTTCTTTAAAGCTAGGGATGAGAAAAAAAATGCAGATATTTTAATAGCTAATCATCACATATTTTTTTCAGATTTAGCTATTAAAAAAGAAATTGGTTTTAATACAGATTTTTCTATATTACCAGAATATGGATTAGTTGTTTTTGATGAAGCTCATAATATTGAAAAGGTTGCTAGAGATTATTTTTCTTATGAAGTTTCAAAATATAGTTTTGTAAAATCAATGAATAAGATTTATAATTTAAGAAAAGAAAAATTATTAGAGGGAAAAGAGGGTAAATATAAATTAAATTCTCATTTAGAAGTTTTGTGGAAATATTTAAAAAAAATTGATATAGAAAATAAAAGTAAGATTGAAAAAATAATATGTAATGATTTAATAGAAAAACATAAAAACTTATTTTTAGCAGGAGATATATTTTTTAAAAGAATAATAGAAATTTTTTCAAAAGGTCAAAATGGAAGTTTATCAATTAGAATAAAAAAAGGGGATATGCTTGAAACTAATTTTCTAAAGATGCTAGAAAAAGAGAAGCAAGATTTTGTTCTAGAGTTTAATACATATTTAAATTTGATAAAAAGATTATTATCTTTAGTTTCAGAGGCGGAAGATAAAGAGGGGAAGATTAGTGAATTTGTTAATTATACCAATAGATTAGAGAGCTTTTTAGCTAACTTTAATTTCATAAATACCTTTGAAGATGAAGAGTTTATATATTGGATTGAAGTAAATGAAAAAAAGAATAATTCAAAATTAGTAGCAACTCCTTTAAAAGTTGATAATGAACTTTCTGAAAATTTATATGAGAATTTGAAGCAAATAATTTTTACTTCTGCAACTATTGCAATTGTCAAAAATTTTAAATATTTTAAAGAATCTATAGGACTACAAGAAGAAACTTATGATAAGATTATAGCTTCTCCCTTTGATTATGACAAACAAATGAAGGTATATTTACCTGAAGGGATTTCAGCTCCAAATGATAGAAATTTTTTAGATGATGTTCAAAATTTATTAGAAAAATTAATAATTAAAAGTAAAGGAAGAACTTTTGTTTTATTTACATCTTACAGAGCTTTAAATTATGTTTATTATTCGATTAGAAAAGAGTTAGAAAAAAATGGAATAGAGCTATTTATACAAGGGATGTATCCAAGAACAAAGTTGGTTGAATTATATAAAAAGAGTAATTATCCGGTTTTATTTGGTACAGACTCTTTTTGGGAAGGAGTTGACGTAAAAGGGGATAAGTTAAGTTCAGTAGTAATAGTGAAATTACCTTTTAAGGTTCCTAATGATCCTATTACAGAAGCTATTATTGAAAAATATGAAGAGCAAGGTAAAAATTCTTTTTTAGAATATCAGATACCTGAATCAGTAATAAAATTTAAGCAAGGAATAGGAAGACTTATAAGGAGTAAAGAGGATAGAGGGGTAGTTACAATTTTAGATAATAGGGTAATAACTAAAAGATACGGAAAATATTTTTTACAGAGTATTCCTACTAGAAATATAATAAAAAAAGATGTTAAAGAGATAATCAGATAGTTTTTTTTTGGAGGAACTTATGAAAAAATTTAGATTTTTTGGAATTAAATTAGTTTTAAAATTAGAAAAAGAAAATAAGGATGATATTGAAATTTATTCATCTGCATATAATTTGAAAGAGAAAATAATGTATTTAATGTTAGCGATGTCTTTTGTCATTTTAACAGCAAAAGTGATGCCTCTTTTAAGTAGAAATCATTATAAACAAGGGAATATAATAAAAGAAAATATATATTCTCCTAAAACATTTAAATATAATGATAAGGTTAAAAGAAATGCAATAGTACAAGAATTGATATTAACGTCTAAGAAAGAATATATAAATGTTCCTGAAGTTGAAGAAAATTATATAAAAGGATTAGAAAATTTTTACAATCAAGTGCTAGATTTAAAAATGGGGAAAAAATTAGATTTTAATTATAAATATATTGAAGATATAATTGGAAAAGATATAAATAAAAGTATTATTTCAGAAGTGTCTAAATTAAAGTTATCTGAAATAAAAAAACAAAAAATAAAACTTTTAAGTGTTGCAAGATTTATTTATTCCGAAGGAGTAAGGAAAGAGGGCCAAGTGATAAGTTTAGGTGTAGAAACTGAAGCGAAGTTATCTCAGTTGAATGATCTTGAAAGACAAATTTTAAATTCATTCATAGTACCTAATTTAATCTATGATAAAGAAAAAACAGAAAATAAAATAAAAGAGAAAACTTCTATGATAGAAGATCAAATAACAGAGATTTCAGCAGGAACTTTAATAGCTAAAAAAGGTGAAGTTTTAACTGAAAGAAAACTTAATATATTAAGTGCTGCAGGGGTATATTCTTATGGAGAAAGTTTATTAAGGTTGATAGCTAATATAGTTTATTTGTTAACAATATCTGTAGGGGCGTATAATTTATTGTATGGTAGTTATAAAAAAGAATTACTTAATAAAAAAATCTATAAGTCTATATTATTTATAACTATTGTGATGTTTTTAGTTTATAGATTTATAGACATAAAATACTTATATTTATTACCATTTGAGATGGTATTCTTTCTAGTTGATGTATTGGTTAACCCTAATTTTGCATTTATGATGGGGATGATATACTTAGCTTACATAATGCCTTTAACAGGTTATAATGTTTTTTATTTTATAATTTCATTATTATCTATGGTTTTTGGGATAAGATTATTTAAAAATATAAAAACGAGATCTCAATTGATAAGTATAGGAGTTCAGTTATCTATAGTGAAATTCATTTTCTATATAATAATTGCTTATTTTTCTAGAGTATCAGGGCTAGAAATAGTATTTAATGCTAGCTTGATAATTATTTCAGGAATAATGTCAGGAATGTTAAGTATTGCAATAGTTCCATATTTTGAGAGGACATTTAATATATTGACAACTTTTAAATTGTTGGAATTAGGAGATTTATCTCAACCTCTACTTAGAGATCTTTCTGTAAAAGCTCCAGGAACTTTTTATCATTCGATGATGGTTGCTACTATTTCGGAAAATGCAGCAGCTGCGATAGGAGCTGACAGTGTTTTTACAAGAGTAGCTAGTTATTATCATGATATTGGGAAATTAAAAAGACCTAAATTTTTTGTTGAAAATCAAGAAGGTGGAGAAAATTTACATAAAGGATTAAGCCCATTTTTAAGTGCATTAATAATATTATCTCATACTAAAGAAGGGGTTGAGTTGGGGAAAAGTCACATGATTCCTAAGGAAATAAGAGATATAATGTATGAGCATCAAGGGACTACATTGTTAACTTATTTTTATAACAAAGCTAAAAAAGATAATGTTAATGTTAGAGAGGAAGATTTTAGATATTCTGGACCAAAACCAAAAACAAAAGAATCAGCTATAATAATGTTAGCAGATTCTGTAGAAGCTGCTGTTCGTAGTTTGGATAAAAAGACTTATACAACAATAGAAGAAATGATAAGGAAAGTTATTACTGGTAAAATAGAAGATGGACAGTTGTCGGATGCTAATTTAACCTTTAAAGAAATAGAGATAGTAATCAGAATATTTACTAAAACATTGATAGGAATTCATCATGTTAGAATAAAATATCCTGGACAAAAAAAATAAAAAAATCAAGGAGGAAAAAGTGTTAATTAATTTAGAATTAAGTTTAGATATAGAGGGGTTTGAAGATGAAATTTCTTATGAAGCTGTAGATAAATATGTGAAAGAAGTTTTGACAAAAGAGTATAAAAGTGATGCAGAAATTTATATTTCAGTTTTATTAACAGGAAATGAAGAAATACAAAATATAAATAGAGAATACAGAGGAAAAGATGCGCCTACAGATGTAATATCTTTTGCTTATCACGATAATGATGAAGCTGTAATAGGTGCTTATGATAGTTTAGGAGATATTGTAATTTCTTTAGAAAGAGTAGAGGAACAAAGAAAAGATTATGGGCATTCTTTTAAAAGGGAATTTTATTATGTTTTGACACATGGATTATTACATTTGTTAGGATATGATCATATTGAAGAAGAAGATAGAAAAATTATGAGAAAAAAAGAAGAAGAGATTTTGGCTGAATATGGTTATGTGAGAGGATAAAAAGGGAGAAATTATGCATAATTCAAGAGAGTATTTATTTTTGGGTATTTTAGCTTATTTTAATTTTCCTAAAAATTCAATTGGGAAGACAAT comes from Fusobacterium sp. JB019 and encodes:
- the ybeY gene encoding rRNA maturation RNase YbeY, which produces MEGFEDEISYEAVDKYVKEVLTKEYKSDAEIYISVLLTGNEEIQNINREYRGKDAPTDVISFAYHDNDEAVIGAYDSLGDIVISLERVEEQRKDYGHSFKREFYYVLTHGLLHLLGYDHIEEEDRKIMRKKEEEILAEYGYVRG
- a CDS encoding helicase C-terminal domain-containing protein — protein: MKIEEVIDLESRKKLKKEIENSGENEVFFKGILDENRVVSEVVPLARGNKYSVPAFLKRMKRNEVIIHNHPSGYLYPSDADIEVANIFGNKKDGGFYIINNKVDDVYVVMESFSKENKKIDVLPYFEEKGLISQKFKEFEFRKEQNDMVQHIQEGLNKEKKIIVEAGTGTGKTLAYLIPSIEWALENEKKVVISTNTINLQEQLINKDIPMIRKIMDKKFKYILVKGRGNYLCNRKYYNVSSGNIIKPANISEEQKVQVKKLINWGRVTQTGDKSELSFEPSYDIWEYFQSESDTCYNGCPHREECFFFKARDEKKNADILIANHHIFFSDLAIKKEIGFNTDFSILPEYGLVVFDEAHNIEKVARDYFSYEVSKYSFVKSMNKIYNLRKEKLLEGKEGKYKLNSHLEVLWKYLKKIDIENKSKIEKIICNDLIEKHKNLFLAGDIFFKRIIEIFSKGQNGSLSIRIKKGDMLETNFLKMLEKEKQDFVLEFNTYLNLIKRLLSLVSEAEDKEGKISEFVNYTNRLESFLANFNFINTFEDEEFIYWIEVNEKKNNSKLVATPLKVDNELSENLYENLKQIIFTSATIAIVKNFKYFKESIGLQEETYDKIIASPFDYDKQMKVYLPEGISAPNDRNFLDDVQNLLEKLIIKSKGRTFVLFTSYRALNYVYYSIRKELEKNGIELFIQGMYPRTKLVELYKKSNYPVLFGTDSFWEGVDVKGDKLSSVVIVKLPFKVPNDPITEAIIEKYEEQGKNSFLEYQIPESVIKFKQGIGRLIRSKEDRGVVTILDNRVITKRYGKYFLQSIPTRNIIKKDVKEIIR
- a CDS encoding HDIG domain-containing protein, with amino-acid sequence MKKFRFFGIKLVLKLEKENKDDIEIYSSAYNLKEKIMYLMLAMSFVILTAKVMPLLSRNHYKQGNIIKENIYSPKTFKYNDKVKRNAIVQELILTSKKEYINVPEVEENYIKGLENFYNQVLDLKMGKKLDFNYKYIEDIIGKDINKSIISEVSKLKLSEIKKQKIKLLSVARFIYSEGVRKEGQVISLGVETEAKLSQLNDLERQILNSFIVPNLIYDKEKTENKIKEKTSMIEDQITEISAGTLIAKKGEVLTERKLNILSAAGVYSYGESLLRLIANIVYLLTISVGAYNLLYGSYKKELLNKKIYKSILFITIVMFLVYRFIDIKYLYLLPFEMVFFLVDVLVNPNFAFMMGMIYLAYIMPLTGYNVFYFIISLLSMVFGIRLFKNIKTRSQLISIGVQLSIVKFIFYIIIAYFSRVSGLEIVFNASLIIISGIMSGMLSIAIVPYFERTFNILTTFKLLELGDLSQPLLRDLSVKAPGTFYHSMMVATISENAAAAIGADSVFTRVASYYHDIGKLKRPKFFVENQEGGENLHKGLSPFLSALIILSHTKEGVELGKSHMIPKEIRDIMYEHQGTTLLTYFYNKAKKDNVNVREEDFRYSGPKPKTKESAIIMLADSVEAAVRSLDKKTYTTIEEMIRKVITGKIEDGQLSDANLTFKEIEIVIRIFTKTLIGIHHVRIKYPGQKK